A single Muntiacus reevesi chromosome 9, mMunRee1.1, whole genome shotgun sequence DNA region contains:
- the LOC136175933 gene encoding olfactory receptor 5P76-like has translation MYSLMHWNHTAETEFILLGLTNDPVLRFILFIIILYIYLMTICGNLGTNILIRASPQLHHPMYFFLSHLAIVDMGYSSSVTPNMLANFLVERNTISYPGCAIQLGSAVFFGSTECFLLAAMAYDRFIAICDPLLYSTKMSTRVCVQLLIMSYTGGFLNACSFTISFYFLHFCGPNQVNHFFCDFAPLVELSCSDISFPVVVTSFTSGSIIVITVTVIAVSYIYILITILRMHSTEGRHKAFSTCTSHLTAVTLFYGTITFIYVMPKSSYSTDQNKFVSVFYLVVIPMLNPLIYSLRNSEIKGALKRVWQKNTFVVKPVIL, from the coding sequence ATGTATTCCCTGATGCATTGGAACCACACTGCAGAGACAGAGTTCATTTTATTGGGTTTAACAAATGATCCAGTCCTTCGATTCATCCTCTTCATAATCATCCTCTATATCTACCTGATGACCATATGTGGGAATCTCGGCACAAATATTCTTATCAGAGCCTCACCTCAGCTCCATCATCCTATGTATTTTTTCCTGAGCCACTTAGCCATTGTTGACATGGGCTATTCATCTTCTGTTACACCCAATATGCTTGCAAACTTCCTAGTGGAAAGAAATACCATCTCCTATCCTGGCTGTGCCATCCAGCTGGGTTCAGCTGTTTTCTTTGGGTCAACTGAGTGCTTCCTTCTGGCTGCCATGGCATATGATCGCTTCATAGCAATCTGCGATCCACTGCTTTATTCCACCAAAATGTCCACACGAGTCTGTGTCCAGTTACTCATAATGTCTTACACTGGTGGTTTTCTCAATGCTTGTTCTTTTactatttccttctattttttacACTTCTGTGGACCAAatcaagtcaatcattttttctgtgattttgctCCTTTGGTTGAACTCTCCTGTTCTGACATCAGTTTCCCTGTGGTTGTCACCTCATttacatctggttccatcattgtGATCACAGTGACTGTCATAGCTGTATCCTACATCTACATCCTCATCACCATTCTGAGGATGCACTCCACTGAGGGGCGCCacaaggccttctccacctgcacGTCCCACCTCACAGCAGTCACTCTGTTCTATGGGACCATCACATTCATTTATGTGATGCCCAAGTCCAGCTACTCAACCGACCAGAACaagtttgtgtctgtgttctacTTGGTGGTGATCCCCATGTTGAACCCCCTCATCTACAGCCTCAGGAACAGTGAGATTAAGGGGGCTCTGAAGAGAGTTTGGCAGAAAAATACTTTTGTAGTGAAGCCTGTTATTTTATAG